The following coding sequences are from one Streptomyces dengpaensis window:
- the moeZ gene encoding adenylyltransferase/sulfurtransferase MoeZ, producing MSLPPLVEPASELTVDEVRRYSRHLIIPDVGMDGQKRLKNAKVLCVGAGGLGSPALMYLAAAGVGTLGIVEFDEVDESNLQRQIIHSQADIGRSKAESARDSVLGINPYVNVILHEERLEAENVMDIFSQYDLIVDGTDNFATRYLVNDACVLLNKPYVWGSIYRFDGQASVFWSEHGPCYRCLYPEPPPPGMVPSCAEGGVLGVLCASIGSIQVTEAIKVLTGTGEPLVGRLMIYDALEMQYRQVKVRKDPNCAVCGENPTVTELIDYEAFCGVVSEEAQEAAAGSTITPKQLKEWIDDGENIEIIDVREINEYEIVSIPGARLIPKNEFLMGTALETLPQDKKIVLHCKTGVRSAEVLAVLKAAGFSDAVHVGGGVIGWVNQIEPEKPVY from the coding sequence GTGTCGCTGCCACCCCTGGTTGAGCCAGCTTCTGAGCTCACCGTAGACGAGGTCCGCAGGTACTCCCGCCACCTGATCATCCCCGATGTGGGCATGGACGGGCAGAAGCGGCTGAAGAACGCCAAGGTGCTGTGTGTGGGCGCCGGTGGCCTCGGTTCGCCGGCGCTGATGTACCTGGCCGCGGCGGGGGTGGGCACGCTCGGCATCGTGGAGTTCGACGAGGTCGACGAGTCGAACCTGCAGCGCCAGATCATCCACAGCCAGGCGGACATCGGCCGCTCCAAGGCCGAGTCGGCGCGCGACTCCGTGCTGGGCATCAACCCGTACGTGAACGTGATCCTTCACGAAGAGCGGCTCGAGGCCGAGAACGTGATGGACATCTTCAGCCAGTACGACCTGATCGTCGACGGCACGGACAACTTCGCGACCCGCTACCTGGTCAACGACGCGTGCGTGCTCCTCAACAAGCCGTACGTGTGGGGCTCGATCTACCGCTTCGACGGCCAGGCCTCCGTCTTCTGGTCCGAGCACGGCCCCTGCTACCGCTGCCTCTACCCGGAGCCCCCGCCGCCGGGCATGGTCCCGTCCTGCGCCGAGGGCGGCGTCCTGGGCGTGCTGTGCGCGTCCATCGGCTCCATCCAGGTCACCGAGGCGATCAAGGTCCTCACCGGCACGGGCGAGCCGCTCGTCGGCCGCCTGATGATCTACGACGCCCTGGAAATGCAGTACCGCCAGGTCAAGGTCCGCAAGGACCCGAACTGCGCCGTCTGCGGTGAGAACCCCACCGTCACCGAGCTCATCGACTACGAGGCCTTCTGCGGCGTCGTGTCCGAGGAGGCCCAGGAGGCGGCCGCTGGCTCGACGATCACTCCCAAGCAGCTCAAGGAGTGGATCGACGACGGCGAGAACATCGAGATCATCGACGTCCGTGAGATCAACGAGTACGAGATCGTCTCGATCCCCGGCGCCAGGCTGATCCCGAAGAACGAGTTCCTCATGGGCACCGCCCTGGAGACCCTCCCGCAGGACAAGAAGATCGTCCTGCACTGCAAGACGGGTGTCCGCAGTGCGGAGGTCCTCGCCGTCCTGAAGGCCGCGGGCTTCTCGGACGCGGTCC